The proteins below are encoded in one region of Stigmatopora argus isolate UIUO_Sarg chromosome 2, RoL_Sarg_1.0, whole genome shotgun sequence:
- the btbd10b gene encoding BTB/POZ domain-containing protein 10 isoform X3: protein MSLHGASGGCDHSRDRRRSSDRSRDSSHEREGQLTPCIRNLTSPTRQHNSERDGGPSSRPGSPRPQRLSPSGSSSSGVASSRNSSLSSTEGTFKSLPPGEMIFVYENPKEAVPAGAALCNRNLRASERVTLIVDNTRFVVDPSIFTAQPNTMLGRMFGSGREHNFTRPNEKGEFEVAEGISSTVFRAILDYYKSGLIRCPDGISIPELREACDYLCISFDYSTIKCRDLSALMHELSNDGARLQFEFYLEEMVLPLMVASAHSGERECHIVVLTDDDVVDWDEEYPPQMGEEYSQIIYSTKLYRFFKYIENRDVAKSVLKERGLKKIRLGIEGYPTYKEKVKKRPGGRPEVIYNYVQRPFIRMSWEKEEGKSRHVDFQCVKSKSITNLAAAAADIPQDQLVVLHPGPQVDELDILPNHPPGGNPYNNNSYGNEPDPEGPPPAV from the exons ATGAGCCTGCACGGTGCCAGCGGGGGCTGCGACCACTCGCGTGACCGCCGCCGCTCCAGCGATCGCTCCAGGGATTCCTCGCACGAGAGAGAAGGGCAGCTCACCCCGTGCATTCGCAACCTCACGTCACCCACCCGCCAACATAACAGTG AGCGTGATGGTGGACCGTCGTCGAGGCCCGGCAGCCCTCGGCCGCAGAGGCTTTCCCCCAGCGGATCCAGCAGCAGCGGCGTGGCGAGCAGCCGCAACAGCAGCCTCTCGAGCACCGAGGGAACCTTCAAAAGTTTGCCGCCAGGAGAAATGATATTCGTCTACGAAAATCCCAAGGAAGCGGTGCCGGCCGGCGCCGCCCTCTGCAACCGCAACTTACGTGCGTCCGAGAGGGTCACGCTGATTGTTGACAACACACGCTTCGTGGTCGACCCCTCCATCTTCACAGCGCAGCCCAACACCATGCTCGGCAG AATGTTCGGGTCCGGACGAGAGCACAATTTCACGCGGCCCAACGAGAAGGGGGAGTTCGAGGTCGCCGAAGGAATCAGTTCAACGGTTTTCCGAGCAATTCTG GATTACTACAAATCGGGGCTAATCCGTTGCCCTGACGGAATCTCCATCCCCGAGTTGCGGGAGGCGTGCGACTATCTATGCATTTCTTTCGACTACAGCACCATCAAATGCAGAGACCTCA GTGCCCTGATGCACGAGCTGTCCAACGATGGCGCCCGGCTACAGTTTGAGTTTTACCTGGAAGAAATGGTTCTACCTCTGATGGTGGCGAGCGCCCACAGCGGCGAGCGCGAGTGCCACATCGTGGTCCTCACCGACGACGACGTGGTGGACTGGGACGAGGAATACCCACCCCAGATGGGAGAGGAGTACTCGCAAA TCATCTACAGCACCAAACTCTACCGCTTCTTCAAGTACATCGAGAACCGAGATGTGGCCAAGTCGGTTTTGAAGGAGAGGGGATTGAAGAAGATCAGACTGGGCATCGAAG GTTACCCCACGTACAAGGAGAAGGTGAAGAAGCGCCCCGGTGGTCGCCCGGAGGTCATCTACAACTACGTCCAGCGCCCCTTCATCCGCATGTCGTGGGAGAAAGAGGAGGGCAAGAGTCGCCACGTGGACTTCCAGTGCGTCAAGTCCAAGTCCATCACCAacctggcggcggcggccgccgaCATCCCCCAGGACCAGCTGGTTGTCCTCCACCCGGGCCCGCAGGTGGACGAGTTGGACATCCTGCCCAACCACCCGCCCGGAGGCAACCCgtacaacaacaacagctaCGGTAACGAGCCCGACCCGGAGGGACCGCCACCCGCCGTGTGA
- the btbd10b gene encoding BTB/POZ domain-containing protein 10 isoform X1 yields the protein MATRLQSYDSNSSDTENWEGKSTSRPRKLCKHPSKYRAVSRQKMSLHGASGGCDHSRDRRRSSDRSRDSSHEREGQLTPCIRNLTSPTRQHNSERDGGPSSRPGSPRPQRLSPSGSSSSGVASSRNSSLSSTEGTFKSLPPGEMIFVYENPKEAVPAGAALCNRNLRASERVTLIVDNTRFVVDPSIFTAQPNTMLGRMFGSGREHNFTRPNEKGEFEVAEGISSTVFRAILDYYKSGLIRCPDGISIPELREACDYLCISFDYSTIKCRDLSALMHELSNDGARLQFEFYLEEMVLPLMVASAHSGERECHIVVLTDDDVVDWDEEYPPQMGEEYSQIIYSTKLYRFFKYIENRDVAKSVLKERGLKKIRLGIEGYPTYKEKVKKRPGGRPEVIYNYVQRPFIRMSWEKEEGKSRHVDFQCVKSKSITNLAAAAADIPQDQLVVLHPGPQVDELDILPNHPPGGNPYNNNSYGNEPDPEGPPPAV from the exons ATGGCAACGCGTCTGCAATCATATGACAGTAACTCCAGTGACACCGAAAACTGGGAAGGGAAATCGACGAGCCGACCTCGCAAACTGTGCAAGCATCCGAG CAAGTACCGAGCGGTGAGCCGACAGAAGATGAGCCTGCACGGTGCCAGCGGGGGCTGCGACCACTCGCGTGACCGCCGCCGCTCCAGCGATCGCTCCAGGGATTCCTCGCACGAGAGAGAAGGGCAGCTCACCCCGTGCATTCGCAACCTCACGTCACCCACCCGCCAACATAACAGTG AGCGTGATGGTGGACCGTCGTCGAGGCCCGGCAGCCCTCGGCCGCAGAGGCTTTCCCCCAGCGGATCCAGCAGCAGCGGCGTGGCGAGCAGCCGCAACAGCAGCCTCTCGAGCACCGAGGGAACCTTCAAAAGTTTGCCGCCAGGAGAAATGATATTCGTCTACGAAAATCCCAAGGAAGCGGTGCCGGCCGGCGCCGCCCTCTGCAACCGCAACTTACGTGCGTCCGAGAGGGTCACGCTGATTGTTGACAACACACGCTTCGTGGTCGACCCCTCCATCTTCACAGCGCAGCCCAACACCATGCTCGGCAG AATGTTCGGGTCCGGACGAGAGCACAATTTCACGCGGCCCAACGAGAAGGGGGAGTTCGAGGTCGCCGAAGGAATCAGTTCAACGGTTTTCCGAGCAATTCTG GATTACTACAAATCGGGGCTAATCCGTTGCCCTGACGGAATCTCCATCCCCGAGTTGCGGGAGGCGTGCGACTATCTATGCATTTCTTTCGACTACAGCACCATCAAATGCAGAGACCTCA GTGCCCTGATGCACGAGCTGTCCAACGATGGCGCCCGGCTACAGTTTGAGTTTTACCTGGAAGAAATGGTTCTACCTCTGATGGTGGCGAGCGCCCACAGCGGCGAGCGCGAGTGCCACATCGTGGTCCTCACCGACGACGACGTGGTGGACTGGGACGAGGAATACCCACCCCAGATGGGAGAGGAGTACTCGCAAA TCATCTACAGCACCAAACTCTACCGCTTCTTCAAGTACATCGAGAACCGAGATGTGGCCAAGTCGGTTTTGAAGGAGAGGGGATTGAAGAAGATCAGACTGGGCATCGAAG GTTACCCCACGTACAAGGAGAAGGTGAAGAAGCGCCCCGGTGGTCGCCCGGAGGTCATCTACAACTACGTCCAGCGCCCCTTCATCCGCATGTCGTGGGAGAAAGAGGAGGGCAAGAGTCGCCACGTGGACTTCCAGTGCGTCAAGTCCAAGTCCATCACCAacctggcggcggcggccgccgaCATCCCCCAGGACCAGCTGGTTGTCCTCCACCCGGGCCCGCAGGTGGACGAGTTGGACATCCTGCCCAACCACCCGCCCGGAGGCAACCCgtacaacaacaacagctaCGGTAACGAGCCCGACCCGGAGGGACCGCCACCCGCCGTGTGA
- the btbd10b gene encoding BTB/POZ domain-containing protein 10 isoform X2 encodes MPLIKYRAVSRQKMSLHGASGGCDHSRDRRRSSDRSRDSSHEREGQLTPCIRNLTSPTRQHNSERDGGPSSRPGSPRPQRLSPSGSSSSGVASSRNSSLSSTEGTFKSLPPGEMIFVYENPKEAVPAGAALCNRNLRASERVTLIVDNTRFVVDPSIFTAQPNTMLGRMFGSGREHNFTRPNEKGEFEVAEGISSTVFRAILDYYKSGLIRCPDGISIPELREACDYLCISFDYSTIKCRDLSALMHELSNDGARLQFEFYLEEMVLPLMVASAHSGERECHIVVLTDDDVVDWDEEYPPQMGEEYSQIIYSTKLYRFFKYIENRDVAKSVLKERGLKKIRLGIEGYPTYKEKVKKRPGGRPEVIYNYVQRPFIRMSWEKEEGKSRHVDFQCVKSKSITNLAAAAADIPQDQLVVLHPGPQVDELDILPNHPPGGNPYNNNSYGNEPDPEGPPPAV; translated from the exons ATGCCGTTAAT CAAGTACCGAGCGGTGAGCCGACAGAAGATGAGCCTGCACGGTGCCAGCGGGGGCTGCGACCACTCGCGTGACCGCCGCCGCTCCAGCGATCGCTCCAGGGATTCCTCGCACGAGAGAGAAGGGCAGCTCACCCCGTGCATTCGCAACCTCACGTCACCCACCCGCCAACATAACAGTG AGCGTGATGGTGGACCGTCGTCGAGGCCCGGCAGCCCTCGGCCGCAGAGGCTTTCCCCCAGCGGATCCAGCAGCAGCGGCGTGGCGAGCAGCCGCAACAGCAGCCTCTCGAGCACCGAGGGAACCTTCAAAAGTTTGCCGCCAGGAGAAATGATATTCGTCTACGAAAATCCCAAGGAAGCGGTGCCGGCCGGCGCCGCCCTCTGCAACCGCAACTTACGTGCGTCCGAGAGGGTCACGCTGATTGTTGACAACACACGCTTCGTGGTCGACCCCTCCATCTTCACAGCGCAGCCCAACACCATGCTCGGCAG AATGTTCGGGTCCGGACGAGAGCACAATTTCACGCGGCCCAACGAGAAGGGGGAGTTCGAGGTCGCCGAAGGAATCAGTTCAACGGTTTTCCGAGCAATTCTG GATTACTACAAATCGGGGCTAATCCGTTGCCCTGACGGAATCTCCATCCCCGAGTTGCGGGAGGCGTGCGACTATCTATGCATTTCTTTCGACTACAGCACCATCAAATGCAGAGACCTCA GTGCCCTGATGCACGAGCTGTCCAACGATGGCGCCCGGCTACAGTTTGAGTTTTACCTGGAAGAAATGGTTCTACCTCTGATGGTGGCGAGCGCCCACAGCGGCGAGCGCGAGTGCCACATCGTGGTCCTCACCGACGACGACGTGGTGGACTGGGACGAGGAATACCCACCCCAGATGGGAGAGGAGTACTCGCAAA TCATCTACAGCACCAAACTCTACCGCTTCTTCAAGTACATCGAGAACCGAGATGTGGCCAAGTCGGTTTTGAAGGAGAGGGGATTGAAGAAGATCAGACTGGGCATCGAAG GTTACCCCACGTACAAGGAGAAGGTGAAGAAGCGCCCCGGTGGTCGCCCGGAGGTCATCTACAACTACGTCCAGCGCCCCTTCATCCGCATGTCGTGGGAGAAAGAGGAGGGCAAGAGTCGCCACGTGGACTTCCAGTGCGTCAAGTCCAAGTCCATCACCAacctggcggcggcggccgccgaCATCCCCCAGGACCAGCTGGTTGTCCTCCACCCGGGCCCGCAGGTGGACGAGTTGGACATCCTGCCCAACCACCCGCCCGGAGGCAACCCgtacaacaacaacagctaCGGTAACGAGCCCGACCCGGAGGGACCGCCACCCGCCGTGTGA
- the btbd10b gene encoding BTB/POZ domain-containing protein 10 isoform X4, with protein sequence MLPERDGGPSSRPGSPRPQRLSPSGSSSSGVASSRNSSLSSTEGTFKSLPPGEMIFVYENPKEAVPAGAALCNRNLRASERVTLIVDNTRFVVDPSIFTAQPNTMLGRMFGSGREHNFTRPNEKGEFEVAEGISSTVFRAILDYYKSGLIRCPDGISIPELREACDYLCISFDYSTIKCRDLSALMHELSNDGARLQFEFYLEEMVLPLMVASAHSGERECHIVVLTDDDVVDWDEEYPPQMGEEYSQIIYSTKLYRFFKYIENRDVAKSVLKERGLKKIRLGIEGYPTYKEKVKKRPGGRPEVIYNYVQRPFIRMSWEKEEGKSRHVDFQCVKSKSITNLAAAAADIPQDQLVVLHPGPQVDELDILPNHPPGGNPYNNNSYGNEPDPEGPPPAV encoded by the exons ATGTTGCCAG AGCGTGATGGTGGACCGTCGTCGAGGCCCGGCAGCCCTCGGCCGCAGAGGCTTTCCCCCAGCGGATCCAGCAGCAGCGGCGTGGCGAGCAGCCGCAACAGCAGCCTCTCGAGCACCGAGGGAACCTTCAAAAGTTTGCCGCCAGGAGAAATGATATTCGTCTACGAAAATCCCAAGGAAGCGGTGCCGGCCGGCGCCGCCCTCTGCAACCGCAACTTACGTGCGTCCGAGAGGGTCACGCTGATTGTTGACAACACACGCTTCGTGGTCGACCCCTCCATCTTCACAGCGCAGCCCAACACCATGCTCGGCAG AATGTTCGGGTCCGGACGAGAGCACAATTTCACGCGGCCCAACGAGAAGGGGGAGTTCGAGGTCGCCGAAGGAATCAGTTCAACGGTTTTCCGAGCAATTCTG GATTACTACAAATCGGGGCTAATCCGTTGCCCTGACGGAATCTCCATCCCCGAGTTGCGGGAGGCGTGCGACTATCTATGCATTTCTTTCGACTACAGCACCATCAAATGCAGAGACCTCA GTGCCCTGATGCACGAGCTGTCCAACGATGGCGCCCGGCTACAGTTTGAGTTTTACCTGGAAGAAATGGTTCTACCTCTGATGGTGGCGAGCGCCCACAGCGGCGAGCGCGAGTGCCACATCGTGGTCCTCACCGACGACGACGTGGTGGACTGGGACGAGGAATACCCACCCCAGATGGGAGAGGAGTACTCGCAAA TCATCTACAGCACCAAACTCTACCGCTTCTTCAAGTACATCGAGAACCGAGATGTGGCCAAGTCGGTTTTGAAGGAGAGGGGATTGAAGAAGATCAGACTGGGCATCGAAG GTTACCCCACGTACAAGGAGAAGGTGAAGAAGCGCCCCGGTGGTCGCCCGGAGGTCATCTACAACTACGTCCAGCGCCCCTTCATCCGCATGTCGTGGGAGAAAGAGGAGGGCAAGAGTCGCCACGTGGACTTCCAGTGCGTCAAGTCCAAGTCCATCACCAacctggcggcggcggccgccgaCATCCCCCAGGACCAGCTGGTTGTCCTCCACCCGGGCCCGCAGGTGGACGAGTTGGACATCCTGCCCAACCACCCGCCCGGAGGCAACCCgtacaacaacaacagctaCGGTAACGAGCCCGACCCGGAGGGACCGCCACCCGCCGTGTGA